The genome window TCACGCCGTCAACACGCTGATCCAACTGATGCGTTTCGTCCAAGCCGGAGCCGACAAACTGCTTGAGAAAACGCTCGGTCTCGATGACTTTGCCGCGCACCTCTTTTGAGTCGAGAACTCTTACGCGGACAAGGCGCTCGGCCTCAGTTACAAATCCGGCCTCTACATATCCATGTTTACCCCGGGACTTCAGGATCCAGACCCGCCGGCCGGCCTTTTCCCAATATGATACGGAAGAGGCCGGATAACGGTTGCCGTATACCGTGCGAATCGCATCAAGAACCTCTCCCCGAAGAAGGATTTTCTCTTCGGCAGGCAGTTC of Tichowtungia aerotolerans contains these proteins:
- a CDS encoding FMN-binding protein; the encoded protein is MNSKCRQILLLIWLSLAGLSQSGVASDSFVQGVLGELPAEEKILLRGEVLDAIRTVYGNRYPASSVSYWEKAGRRVWILKSRGKHGYVEAGFVTEAERLVRVRVLDSKEVRGKVIETERFLKQFVGSGLDETHQLDQRVDGVSGATVSVNALKKMALVALVLDSFVSDGISPCL